The genomic stretch GCCGCCCTCTCATCCCCTTCCCACCTCTGCCAAGAAGACGCGGCCGTGCAGGCATGGAGGGATGTCCTGAAGAGGCCGCACGTGCCTGTCTGGCAGCCTCTCCATGGCCCCGAGCGCAGCGCACAGCACCGCAGCCCAGGCTGCCCACTGCCCGCCAGGCCGAACAGCTCTTGGGCCAGGGCCTGACAGTACAAGGTGGATGGAGACCGTGGGTCCCAGCGGGGAACAGAGCCAGCGCAGGCCCAGGGAACCCTTCCCAGCGTACCTTCCTTGGAGGGGACGTAGGCGCGGCCAGGAGGCAGGCAGCACGGCCGGGGCTTGGTGACCGGCATCAGCCCCTTGTTGGGTGTCTTCTTCGTAACGGGGCTGCTCTTTCCCCGGAGGGCCTGCTTTCGCCGCAGGCTGAACTGACTCTTAGCCATGGCAGCAGGTGGGGGGCTGCTCTTCTTGTCCACAGGAAGGCTGCAGAGATAGAGCAGGTAGCTCTAGCAGGTACCCTCCCCGCCTCGCCCACCCAGATCCCAGAACCAAGAGACCAGCCCTGGCAGGCAGCCAAGCCCCAGTGGGGTCTGGCCCCCCCACTTCGCTTTCCCTCCTGATCCACCTCAGCGGCTCCCTGCCCATCCatccccccaccctaccccacccggCTCCCAGCCGCAGCCCTGGAGGACCCCAGAGCCAGGGCAGGTGGAGGGCGGAGGAGCACAGCCCTTGACCCCCACCAGGTATTTCCACGACCATCTTCTGCACCTCCTCGGCCAGATGAGATGAGCCCCCACGTGGAACTGGGGGAGAGCAGAGGAGGCAGGCGTCGTCCCAAGGAGGGGCCGCCACCAGCCCCATGGCTCCCCTCCCCAAACTCGCTGACACAGAGGCCGCTAGAGACAAAAGGCCAAGGAGGagagcatggagctcagcagccCAGACGGCGCCTGTCCGGGGAGCAGGGCCCCAGGGCAAGGTCAGCGGTGGGAAGGGCCTGAGTGGGACTCCCTGACAGATGGCATGTGTCGCCACGCCTGATGACAGAGGCATCTGGCAGCTTCCACAATTAAGTCCCTGACCCTGAAGCCCTGGGCCACAGTGCCATCTTCCAGTCTCCTCTGGACCCAAGTGGGTAGAGGGCAGGGAAGCTGACATGCCTTCAGCGAGGGAGGAAGTCCCTGTCACCTGGCTACCTTTCTCCTGCAAAGACCCTGCCCCTGGCCTGGGCACAAAGCTGTCCATCCACCATCCCGCAGGCCCAGAATGGAAGCCACCCCAGCAGCCTCTGGTCTCTCGCCAACAAGGGAAAGGGAGGGCTTGCTGGCGCCACCTCCACCCGTCCCCTCCCCATTAACTGAAAGGACAGCGGTAACTGCGGCCTCATTCCTGCCAGACATGCTGATGCACCACAGGCAAAGCTCCGTCCTCAGGCCCCATTAGGGGCGAcgcttcctccctgcctcccacaccCCTGCCCAGACAAgacccagggaggggcaggggcccgCACCTGGCACTGCCCCGCCTCCGGATGATCTTGGTGCGGCTCTTCACTTTGTAAGCGGAGAGCGGAGTCTCACTGAAGACAGGCTGCAAGCTGCTGGGTTCCACTGCCCGTCTGTCCGCTGGGGGGGACCTAGACGGGATGGGGGAGAGCTGGGAGGCACGGTCCTTGCTGCCAACCTCTGAGTGCCAACGGAAGGAGGAGGCCGAGGAGGCCGAGGGGCTGGAGGCCTTCCACTTGTACTTGCTGGGGGAGGCCCCAGGCACGGCAGGCACGGCAGACACGGCAGGCCTCCTGGGCTCGGCATCTGGGTCGGCTTTGAGCTGAGGCTTCTCTGTTCGTTCCGCTGCAGCAAAGGGGGCCTTGCACACGTTCTCCGCCACCGCCCTGGGACTGAGGGCCCGCCGAGAGGCCCGAGGACTCTTTGCCGAGGCAGCCACCCACTtgtagttgtttttctgaaacttgttGGTTCGACAGGACACCAGCACCGAGGGCTCCCTGGTCTGCCTGGGTCCAACAGCAGGTCTAGCTGGGCCTACCACCAGGCTAGAGGCAGCGGATGGGCCTGAGAGGCCAGTGTTCGCGCTCCCGTCCCCACGGAGCTGTGTAACAGAGCTGGCCACAGAGTGCGAGCCCGCCTTCCGGCCTAGGGCCATGCCGCCTCGCTGGGGCAGGCTGGAGGGCAGGAAGCGGGCCCTGACCGTCCGCCGGGGCTCCAAGGGGTTCTCACTCACGCTGCTCACTGACTTCACCACCCGGGGCTTGCCAGCCTCCTTCTGGCAAACCAGAAGGGGGTCCTCCGCACTGCAGCCCCCCTTGGCTCTTCCTTGCCTCGAGGGCTGCCGCTGTGCACCAGAGGACTCACCCTCACCTTCCTGAGGCCTGTGGTCATTCCAGGGGGGGTCCTCGTATTCTTCCAAGGAGGTCCGCAGGACCCCCGCAGTGCTGGCCGAGCCCGGCTTGGATGGTGGTTTGATCTTGATGACCATGTTCTGGTCTGGATTGAGCTGCACCTGCCTCTCCAGGATGTACTCCTGCGGTTCAGGACCCTGGCTGCTCCCAGCCCTGAGCGGCGGCTGCGCGGCACCATCACCGGGCGGGTCCGAGGAGCCCAAGGGCCGATTCACGAGGGAGTATTTCTTGCGCCACGCAGGCCCATGGTTCAGGGAGAAGCCCCTCCGGCTCGGACGAGGGTAGCGAGCACTGAAGGTCCTGCTGCTGTTGTAAGTGGGCGGCTGCCACTGGGAAGTGGTGGAGGTGCCCAGGGCGGCGGAGGTGCCTGGGGCAGAGGCACTGCCGTGGAGGCTTTTGTAGTCATCAATCAGACCTGAGGAGGCAGGAGCACAGACTCTGTCAACCGAAGGGTGAGGAAAATCAGGGAGAAACCCCTGGAGGAGCATCAGCTGACCAGACACCCTGTAGACCCCACTGGATCCTGCCAAGTCCCAGTACAGGAGGGGCAGCCCCAGGGCCTGAGAACCACTGACAGTCAGCCTAAATCCCCTAGGCCGATCTTTCCCATGAGCCTCTTCCCATCGATCCTACTTCAATCCTATTTCTGGCTGCTTATCCTTAAAATGCACTCCTGTGACATAATATCCCCTGTTCAGCAGGGATATTATGCTGGGTTCCCAATCCTCTGAGGCGAAGTGTCACCCAGCACGAAGAGACCAGCAGGGCCCATGCTGCAGCACCTCAAGAGACACACGGAAGGCCTCCGGCTAGCCCACAGACACAAAGGGGCAGGGCTGCACCTTCAGGACCTCCCTGCCTGGCACACACAACAGCGAGTGTAAGACAACTGACGCCCCGGGTACTCCACACGTGACAAGAATGTCACATCATCCTCccacaagaagagaagaggcCTAACATTTGGagtttcagtgcaggagaccaccAGGTGAAGCCCCTGGACAGCATG from Bos mutus isolate GX-2022 chromosome 14, NWIPB_WYAK_1.1, whole genome shotgun sequence encodes the following:
- the ZC3H3 gene encoding zinc finger CCCH domain-containing protein 3 isoform X1 is translated as MTSRGPGRASRTPEMEEKEQLRRQIRLLQGLIDDYKSLHGSASAPGTSAALGTSTTSQWQPPTYNSSRTFSARYPRPSRRGFSLNHGPAWRKKYSLVNRPLGSSDPPGDGAAQPPLRAGSSQGPEPQEYILERQVQLNPDQNMVIKIKPPSKPGSASTAGVLRTSLEEYEDPPWNDHRPQEGEGESSGAQRQPSRQGRAKGGCSAEDPLLVCQKEAGKPRVVKSVSSVSENPLEPRRTVRARFLPSSLPQRGGMALGRKAGSHSVASSVTQLRGDGSANTGLSGPSAASSLVVGPARPAVGPRQTREPSVLVSCRTNKFQKNNYKWVAASAKSPRASRRALSPRAVAENVCKAPFAAAERTEKPQLKADPDAEPRRPAVSAVPAVPGASPSKYKWKASSPSASSASSFRWHSEVGSKDRASQLSPIPSRSPPADRRAVEPSSLQPVFSETPLSAYKVKSRTKIIRRRGSASLPVDKKSSPPPAAMAKSQFSLRRKQALRGKSSPVTKKTPNKGLMPVTKPRPCCLPPGRAYVPSKEASSLHGQRPPPTSKVIRTRYRIIKKTPTSPLSTTPGPPALPSWRARRLSLSRSLALNTLRPATGGRAQTGSPRWRSKGYRCIGGVLYKVSANKLSKTCSRLGGDGGGRPLLRTGRLDPASSCSRSLASRAVQRSLAIVRQARQRRRRRKEEYCMYYNRFGRCNRGERCPYVHDPEKVAVCTRFVRGTCKKTDGTCPFSHHVSKEKMPVCSYFLKGICSNSSCPYSHVYVSRKAEVCTDFLKGYCPLGAKCKKKHTLLCPDFSRQGVCPRGAQCQLPHRNPKRLGRRAATPTAPEPGNTPPRSRASTSHGPRKPSAALRPARRMSSPPSSMAAGSTSPPSSARVLAAASPSPSSPSPPSSSSSSPSPSSPCPPPASLSLEPEELCLQAAEASAGAGSGGLSKLPSFIALQSSPSPGGQPRAQAPRSASSKDSGKSLHIKPRL
- the ZC3H3 gene encoding zinc finger CCCH domain-containing protein 3 isoform X2 gives rise to the protein MTSRGPGRASRTPEMEEKEQLRRQIRLLQGLIDDYKSLHGSASAPGTSAALGTSTTSQWQPPTYNSSRTFSARYPRPSRRGFSLNHGPAWRKKYSLVNRPLGSSDPPGDGAAQPPLRAGSSQGPEPQEYILERQVQLNPDQNMVIKIKPPSKPGSASTAGVLRTSLEEYEDPPWNDHRPQEGEGESSGAQRQPSRQGRAKGGCSAEDPLLVCQKEAGKPRVVKSVSSVSENPLEPRRTVRARFLPSSLPQRGGMALGRKAGSHSVASSVTQLRGDGSANTGLSGPSAASSLVVGPARPAVGPRQTREPSVLVSCRTNKFQKNNYKWVAASAKSPRASRRALSPRAVAENVCKAPFAAAERTEKPQLKADPDAEPRRPAVSAVPAVPGASPSKYKWKASSPSASSASSFRWHSEVGSKDRASQLSPIPSRSPPADRRAVEPSSLQPVFSETPLSAYKVKSRTKIIRRRGSASLPVDKKSSPPPAAMAKSQFSLRRKQALRGKSSPVTKKTPNKGLMPVTKPRPCCLPPGRAYVPSKEASSLHGQRPPPTSKVIRTRYRIIKKTPTSPLSTTPGPPALPSWRARRLSLSRSLALNTLRPATGGRAQTGSPRWRSKGYRCIGGVLYKVSANKLSKTCSRLGGDGGGRPLLRTGRLDPASSCSRSLASRAVQRSLAIVRQARQRRRRRKEEYCMYYNRFGRCNRGERCPYVHDPEKVAVCTRFVRGTCKKTDGTCPFSHHVSKEKVSPGRPALCQAPTVPTHSQCQQSPCKGCSESGLQLTDAAGAHVPGSWKACWVSGPVGRHPAGAPARCPPSPLPCFSRCRRLQAVPPRLPPPRKSRSPDQAGSGQVVDLGTAHLGLSCPAG